One Pseudomonas syringae CC1557 genomic window, GCGGTCGACCAACTGGCCCCCACTGACAGCGAGGAATCGAAACTGCCTTCGATTTCACCGACATTGAACGTCACGCCGAACGCCGGGCCGGCCAGTGACGAAGCAAGACTCACGGCCAGCGGCAGCTTTGCCCGCCGCCAGAACAGGGTTGTGGTAGTCATCGATGCTACTCCGTGTGTTTTATTGTTATGGCAGTGGGAAAATCCGGAAAACGATTCAGTCATCGAATCAACTCACACGCCAGGTCCGCGGTCACTCATTCCCTGTGGCGACTATAGCCAGCAGACTCCGCCCCTTGATCCCTCTAAAGGGTGATTTGCAGAACCAACGCCTCTGGCCCGCTCTTTTTCGAGCCGCTGCGCAAAAGTCAGGCGGGGAGAATGGCTGAAATAGAAAATTTGGCAAGTCGCAGAGCAGGACCGGCGACGCAGACGCTTGCCGTACCCGACAGGCACGGCAAGCGTCAATCATCAGAGCGTGGAGAGAAACGCGCTGTTGCTGTTTTGCCACTCGACGATATCCAGACGCATACGCTTTTTATCGAGCTTGCCGACACTGGTCTTGGGAATTTCAGTAACAAGCGCGATCTGGCGGGGAATGGCCCATTTGTTGATGTGACCATTAACGACAAAAGGCATGAGGTGTTCCTTCAATTCAGTCGCGTCGAACGGATGGCCTTCGCGAATCACCAGCAAGGCAAACGGCCGCTCGCCCCATTGCGGATCAGCGATACCGACCACAGCCACTTCGCGGACAGCAGGGTGGCGGCTGCACAGGTCTTCAAGCTCCAGTGACGAAATCCACTCACCACCGGTTTTGATGACATCCTTGATGCGGTCACGAATGTCGATGAACCCCATGTCGTCCAGAGTGGCCACATCGCCCGTATGCAGCCAGCCACCGGCCCACAATTCGGCGCCTTTCTCAGGCTCGCGAACATAGCTTTCGGTCAGCCAGGGCGCACGCAGCACCAGCTCGCCCTGGGTTTCGCCATCGGCTGGCAGAAAGTTGCCCTCCTGATCGATGATCGCCGCCTCGACCAGCATGCCGGGAACACCGGCCTTGATCCGGTAAGTGATGCGCTCGTCTTCGCTGCCGGCTTTCAGCTCTTCGTTGATGTGCGCCACGGAAATCAGCGGCCCGGTTTCCGACATGCCATAGGCGGCGGTGAGCTGGATACCCCTGGCCTTGGCCGCCTGATAGAGGGTGCGAGTCAGGGCGCTGCCGCCAATGATGATTTTCCAGCCGCCGAAATCCGCATCCTGCGCCCCTTTGGCGTTAAGCAGCATTTGCAGGATGGTCGGCACGCAATGCGAGAAGGTCACCTTCTCCCGGCGCCACAACTCCACCAGCATCTCGGGCTCGTAACGGCCGGGATAAACCTGTTTGAGCCCGAGCATGGTGGCGGCATACGGAATGCCCCAGGCATGCACATGAAACATTGGCGTGATGGGCATGTAGACGTCATCGGTGCCCAGCAGCCGGGTACTGTCAATGCACCCCATGATGGTCGCCACGCCCAGGGTGTGCAGCACCAGTTGACGATGGGTGAAATAGACCCCTTTGGGGTTGCCGGTGGTGCCCGTGGTGTAGAACGTGGTCGCGACCGAATTTTCGTCGAAGTCCTCGAACGCGTATTCGGGGCTGGCGGCCGCCAGCAATTCTTCGTATTCGCCGATCAGATTGGGCAGCTCGGCAGTCTTTTCCGCCTGATCGGTCAGTAACAGGGTTTTCTCGACCGTAGTCAGGTGCCCGGACATGGCCTGATACAGGCCGACGAACTCGCTATTCACCAGTACAAAGCGGTCATCGGCATGGTTGATGGTGTAGGCGATCTGTTCTGGAGACAGCCGGACGTTGACGGTGTGGATCACCGCGCCCAGCATCGGAATCGCAAACATGCATTCCAGATAGCGGTGGCTGTCCCAGTCCATGACGGCCACCGTATCCCCGGCCTTCACGCCTGCGGCGGTTAGCGCGTTGGCCAGGCGAGCGATACGTTCGTTGAGGGTCTGGTAGGTGTAGCGGACGGAATCACGGTAGACAATTTCACGCGTCTTTTCATAACGCCTGCCGGATAACAACAGGCGTTTTATTAACAGAGGGTACTGATAAGCGCCATCGGCAGGCGGAAGAACGCGAGTCTGTAACATATGAGTCCCTTTTCAAAGTCCACAGGCGAGGCCTGAAATATGGACGCTAGAGCCTTCTTCTGCCAGTAAAATCCCGTGAAATCAGCGTTGGGAATGCGGTGTCGACCGGCGCTCGCGGGGTAACTGGTCAGGTAGAAGCACTGCTAACCCGGGAATTTCAGCGCACCTCGGTCAGTGCGAGCTTGATGCCCAACGCGACCAGAACACCGCCCATGGCCCGGTCGAACCAGTGGCCCATGCGCGCAAAACCGGCGCGTACCCGTGCCTGACTGAACAATCGCGCCACCAGACAGAACCAGGCCGCCGTGGCCACCGCCAGGTACACGCCATACCCGGCCTGCACCGGCAGCGGGGTATGCGGGTTGATCACCACCGTGAACAGCGACAGGAAAAACAGCGTCGCCTTGGGGTTCAGGCCGTTGGTAACGAAACCACTGATGTAGGCGCCCCGAGCAGTGCGTTCGCCGGGCGCCTTGCTGATCGCCGCCTCGTCGCCCGCCGCAGCCGGTTTGGCGCGCAAGGCTTTGATACCGATGTACAGCAAATACGCAGCCGCCGCCCATTTCAGCGCGTTGAACAACACAATCGACTGAGAAACAATGATCCCGATCCCCAGCAGTGAATAGCCCACATGCAGGAAAATGGCCGAGCCGACACCCAGCGCTGACCAAGTGCCCGCCTTGCGGCCATGGGTCACGCTTTCCCGTACCACGACCGCGAAGTCCGGACCGGGACTGGCAACGGCCAGCAGGTGAATCAGAGCAACGGTGAGAAATTCTGCCAAGTACATGTGAGACCTCATGGAGGGTTGACGTTGGACCTGGCAGGTTACGCCGTCTGATGCCTTCGCAAAAGGTGCCGGCATCTTTGCGACGCAGAGCGTCGTGAACTGCATTCTCACGCGGAGCGTGCGGAACGATAATCTCAACTATCGTGCGACGCTCCGCGTCGGCATGCCGTTCTGGACGCTCCGCGTCCTCTTTGCGACGCAGAGCGTCTAGAGCTACGTTCTCACAGGAACGAGAGTCGTCCTGACGAACGTCTCTCGTGTCGCTGCTACGCGTTTCAGCAGGCGGCTTTCTGCTGTGCATCCAGACGACGCAGGCTACGGACCTTGTTCAAGGTGTCCGCGCAGGTCTTCGCCGCTTCTTCGCCTTTGTGCACGAAGTGATTGAAAAAGAACTTCTGATGCTCTTCGCCCGAATGAAAATGGTGCGGTGTCAGGACCACGGAGAAGACCGGTACTTCGGTTTCCAGCTGGACCTGCATCAACGCGCTGACCACGGACTGCGCGACGAATTCGTGGCGGTAGATACCACCGTCCACCACCAGTGCGGCACCGACGATGCCCGCATAGCGACCGCTATTGGCGAGGAGTTTTGCGTGCAGCGGAATTTCAAAAGCACCACCGACTTCAAAGATGTCGATGTCACTTTCGGCGTAGCCCTGATTGGCCATTTCGGCGATGAAACTTTTACGGCTCTGGTCGACGATATCTTTGTGCCAGCAGGCCTGGATGAAAGCGACGCGTTCGTTCGAATGGTTTTTGCTTTTGCTGTCAATTGCGGTTGGTTGCACGTGTTCTGACTCCTGTTTATGAAAAAAACAGGGCATTTGGATCGAAAGGGATTCAAGTCGCGTAGGAAAGCCTCCTGAACGATGTCGTTCATGATGAGGTTTTGCAGACGTTCTTGCAGACACCAATCCCGCTCTCTCTTCATCCGGACTATGACCGTCGGCCCCGGAATCACACCGGGTCTGCTGACCTTGCAGATCGCCCGCCAAAGCTGCGACCTGCAAGCGCTCGCGGGCTAGACACATTGCGCGCCATTACCGCCGGTGGGGAGTTGCACCCCGCCCTGAGAACGTTGCCGTCACTTTACGTGGCCGGCGGGGGATTTTTATCACAGATCAATCAATCATGCATGGACACTTTCGTACGGTACACCTACCTTTTTCATCTAAGGAAACAGCGTATCGGCAGTCGTAGCGCTTGATTATCATGTATGCCGGCTCAAGTAATGCCTTGTTGCAAGCCAAAGGTTGCATGCATTATCGATTTTCAATTTCAGGGAGCTTTTTCGTGACCGTCATCGATCTGCGCAGCGACACAGTGACTCTGCCCACGGCGGGCATGCTCGACGCCATGGCCCATGCGCCTGTAGGCGATGATGTTTATGGTGAGGACCCGACGGTCAATCTGCTCGAAGCAACTCTCGCCGAGCGTCTCGGGTTTGACGCCGCACTGTTCGTGCCTTCCGGCACCATGAGCAATCTGCTGGCGCTGATGGCGCACTGTGAGCGCGGCGACGAATACATCGTCGGCCAGCAGGCGCATACCTACAAGTACGAAGGTGGCGGCGCGGCGGTGCTGGGTTCGATCCAGCCGCAGCCGCTTGAAGTGCAGGCTGATGGTTCGCTTGACCTTCAGCAAGTGTGCGACTTCATTAAACCCGACGACATTCACTTTGCCCGCACACGGCTGTTGGCACTGGAAAACACCATGCAGGGCAAAGTGCTGCCTCAGGCTTACCTCGCCGCTGCGCGCAAACTCACGCTGGATAAGGGCATCGCGCTGCATCTGGACGGTGCCAGGCTGTATAACGCAGTGGTGAAGCTGGGCGTCGATGCGCGCGAGATCACCAGGCACTTCGATTCAGTGTCCGTGTGCCTGTCCAAGGGCCTGGGTGCGCCGGTCGGTTCGGTGCTGTGCGGATCGCAGGCGCTGATCGCCAAGGCGCGTCGCCTGCGTAAAATGGTTGGCGGCGGCATGCGTCAGGCCGGCAGCCTCGCAGCCGCCGGGCTCTACGCACTGGATCATCAGGTCGAGCGACTGGCGGACGATCATGCCAACGCAGCGTTTCTGGCCAAGGGCCTGAGCGAACTGGGTTACAGCGTCGAGCCGGTGCAGACCAACATGGTCTATGTGCAGGTCGGGGAGCGCGCCGCCGCGCTCAAGGCCTTTTGCGCCGAGCGTGGCATCCTGCTCACTGCTGCGCCGAGGCTGCGCATGGTCACCCACCTGAATGTCTCGCGTGCTCAGACAGAGCAGGTGGTCGAAGCATTCGCAGCGTTTGAACACTCATGACATGCCGATAATCCAGTTACTTGTTTCTATCGCACAAACACACTGTACCGAGGGCGCAACGCCTATATAATGCGGCCCTTTGCCGTCGCTACGTCATTTGACGTTTTGCACTTGCCTCTGGCCGCAGTCTCCGTGGAAGAACCTATGAAAAGCGCAGAAATCCGTGAAGCCTTCCTTGGCTTCTTCGAAGAGCAAGGCCACACCCGTGTCGCTTCAAGCTCCTTGATTCCGGGCAACGACCCAACCCTGCTGTTCACCAACGCAGGCATGAACCAGTTCAAGGATTGCTTCCTGGGCCAGGAAAAACGCGCCTACACCCGCGCTGTCACCAGTCAGAAATGCGTGCGCGCCGGTGGCAAGCACAACGACCTGGAAAACGTCGGCTATACCGCTCGTCACCACACTTTTTTCGAAATGCTGGGCAACTTCAGCTTCGGTGACTATTTCAAGCGTGATGCCATTACCTACGCCTGGACCTTTCTGACCTCCGAAAAGTGGCTGAACCTGCCCAAGGAAAAGCTTTGGGTCACGGTCTACGCGACTGACGACGAAGCCTACGACATCTGGACCAAAGAGGTCGGCGTGCCTGCCGAGCGCATGGTTCGCATCGGCGACAACAAAGGCGCGCCTTACGCTTCCGACAACTTCTGGACCATGGGTGATACCGGCCCGTGCGGTCCTTGCAGCGAGATATTCTTCGATCACGGCCCGGAAATCTGGGGCGGCCCGCCGGGTTCGCCGGAAGAGGATGGCGACCGTTACATCGAAATCTGGAACAACGTGTTCATGCAGTTCAACCGCACCGCAGACGGCGTGCTGCACCCGCTGCCAGCGCCGTCGGTGGACACCGGTATGGGCCTGGAGCGTGTCAGTGCCGTCCTGCAGCACGTGCATTCCAACTACGAAATCGACCTCTTCCAGAGCCTGCTGGCTGCGTCAGCCAAGGCCATCGGTTGCAGCAACGACAATCAGGCCTCGCTGAAGGTTGTGGCTGACCACATCCGCTCGTGCGGCTTCCTGATCGCTGATGGCGTGCTGCCTTCCAACGAAGGCCGCGGCTACGTGCTGCGCCGTATCATTCGGCGCGCCTGCCGTCATGGCAACAAACTGGGTGCCAAGGGCAGCTTCTTCTATCAGATCGTAGCGGCACTGGTCGCCGAAATGGGCTCGGCATTCCCTGAGCTGGTGCAACAACAGTCGCACATTGAGCGCGTCCTCAAAGGCGAAGAAGAGCAGTTCGCCAAGACCCTGGAACAGGGTTTGAAGATCCTTGAGCAGGATCTGGCCGAGCTGAAAGGCACCGTGGTGCCCGGCGAAGTCGTGTTCAAGCTGTATGACACTTACGGTTTCCCGATGGACCTGACCGGTGACATCGCCCGTGAACGTAATCTGACACTGGACGAAGAAGGCTTCGAGCGCGAAATGGACGCTCAGCGCGTGCGCGCTCGTTCGGCCAGCTCGTTCGGTATGGACTACAACAGCCTGGTAAAGGTCGATGTGGCCACTCAGTTCACCGGCTATTCGGCGACCACCGGCAGTGCCACAGTCGTTGCTCTGTACAAGGAAGGTCAGTCCGTCACGCACCTGAACGAAGGTGAGGAGGGCGTTGTGATCCTCGACATCACGCCGTTCTATGCCGAATCGGGTGGCCAGATCGGCGACAGCGGCTTCCTGCTGGCTGGCGAAGCGCGCTTTGACGTCAGCGACACCACCAAGACCGGCGGCGCATTCCTGCACCACGGCGTTGTGGCGTCCGGCAGCCTGAGCGTTGGTGCGCAGGTTGAAACACAGGTGGCTGATGAAGTCCGCGATGCAACCAAATTGAACCATTCGGCCACTCACTTGCTGCACGCCGCATTGCGTCAGGTACTGGGTGAGCACGTTCAGCAGAAAGGCTCGCTGGTCGACAGTCAGCGTCTGCGTTTCGACTTCAGCCACTTCGAGGCCATCAAGCCTGAGCAATTGCGTGCGCTGGAAGATATCGTCAACGCCGAGATTCGCAAGAACACGCCAGTGGTTACCGAAGAAACCGACATCGAAACCGCCAGAAAGAAAGGCGCCATGGCGCTGTTTGGCGAGAAGTACGGCGACAGCGTTCGTGTGCTGAGCATGGGCGGCGAGTTTTCCGTCGAGCTGTGTGGTGGCATTCACGCCAACCGCACCGGTGACATCGCGCTGTTCAAGATCGTCAGTGAAGGTGGCGTTGCTGCCGGCGTGCGCCGTATCGAAGCGGTGACCGGTGCTGCGGCACTCGCCTGGCTGAATTCGGCGGAAGATCAACTCAAGGAAGCCGCGACGCTGGTCAAAGGCAATCGCGACAACCTGCTGGACAAGCTGACAGCTGTGCTTGAGCGCAACCGTCTGCTGGAAAAGCAACTGGAACAACTGCAAGCCAAGGCAGCCAGTGCCGCCGGTGACGATCTGTCGTCGGCTGCGCAGGATGTCAAAGGGGTCAAGGTTCTGGCCACGCGCCTGGATGGTCAGGACGGCAAGGCGCTTCTGGCGCTTGTCGACTCCCACGCCGGAGCGTGCGGAACGAGAATCTTGTAACGCTTGTGCCAATGCTCTGCGTTGGCCTGCCGTTCTCGATGCTTTGCGCCTGACGCTGTGGCACGCCGAAACATCCTGCACAAAAATACCCCGCCGCTGTCACCCAAGCGTAACGAAGCGCCTGCATTGTGTGGCTCCTCAAGAAACGGACTTCACTCTTTTTGGAGCTTGTCATGCTGCACGCAAAAAATCAGGATCGCCTTTATCTCATGGCCCAGAGCGATGAGCAGCAGGAGTTGATCGAT contains:
- a CDS encoding fatty acid--CoA ligase, with translation MLQTRVLPPADGAYQYPLLIKRLLLSGRRYEKTREIVYRDSVRYTYQTLNERIARLANALTAAGVKAGDTVAVMDWDSHRYLECMFAIPMLGAVIHTVNVRLSPEQIAYTINHADDRFVLVNSEFVGLYQAMSGHLTTVEKTLLLTDQAEKTAELPNLIGEYEELLAAASPEYAFEDFDENSVATTFYTTGTTGNPKGVYFTHRQLVLHTLGVATIMGCIDSTRLLGTDDVYMPITPMFHVHAWGIPYAATMLGLKQVYPGRYEPEMLVELWRREKVTFSHCVPTILQMLLNAKGAQDADFGGWKIIIGGSALTRTLYQAAKARGIQLTAAYGMSETGPLISVAHINEELKAGSEDERITYRIKAGVPGMLVEAAIIDQEGNFLPADGETQGELVLRAPWLTESYVREPEKGAELWAGGWLHTGDVATLDDMGFIDIRDRIKDVIKTGGEWISSLELEDLCSRHPAVREVAVVGIADPQWGERPFALLVIREGHPFDATELKEHLMPFVVNGHINKWAIPRQIALVTEIPKTSVGKLDKKRMRLDIVEWQNSNSAFLSTL
- a CDS encoding LysE family translocator codes for the protein MYLAEFLTVALIHLLAVASPGPDFAVVVRESVTHGRKAGTWSALGVGSAIFLHVGYSLLGIGIIVSQSIVLFNALKWAAAAYLLYIGIKALRAKPAAAGDEAAISKAPGERTARGAYISGFVTNGLNPKATLFFLSLFTVVINPHTPLPVQAGYGVYLAVATAAWFCLVARLFSQARVRAGFARMGHWFDRAMGGVLVALGIKLALTEVR
- a CDS encoding 6,7-dimethyl-8-ribityllumazine synthase; amino-acid sequence: MQPTAIDSKSKNHSNERVAFIQACWHKDIVDQSRKSFIAEMANQGYAESDIDIFEVGGAFEIPLHAKLLANSGRYAGIVGAALVVDGGIYRHEFVAQSVVSALMQVQLETEVPVFSVVLTPHHFHSGEEHQKFFFNHFVHKGEEAAKTCADTLNKVRSLRRLDAQQKAAC
- the ltaE gene encoding low-specificity L-threonine aldolase translates to MTVIDLRSDTVTLPTAGMLDAMAHAPVGDDVYGEDPTVNLLEATLAERLGFDAALFVPSGTMSNLLALMAHCERGDEYIVGQQAHTYKYEGGGAAVLGSIQPQPLEVQADGSLDLQQVCDFIKPDDIHFARTRLLALENTMQGKVLPQAYLAAARKLTLDKGIALHLDGARLYNAVVKLGVDAREITRHFDSVSVCLSKGLGAPVGSVLCGSQALIAKARRLRKMVGGGMRQAGSLAAAGLYALDHQVERLADDHANAAFLAKGLSELGYSVEPVQTNMVYVQVGERAAALKAFCAERGILLTAAPRLRMVTHLNVSRAQTEQVVEAFAAFEHS